From a region of the Triticum aestivum cultivar Chinese Spring chromosome 7D, IWGSC CS RefSeq v2.1, whole genome shotgun sequence genome:
- the LOC123165029 gene encoding aspartic proteinase CDR1-like has translation MAATTRVSRALLLVGVVLTAQLCACTAYGGDGFSVEFIHRDSVGSPFHDPSLTAHGRVVKALARSYARADAPSGHGVVSELTSTPFEYLMAVNVGTPPTRLLAIADTGSDLVWLNCSKKHGPGPAFAGDAPSPPPRPGVVFDPSKSKTYRLVGCDSGACRALPDSSCAGGDKCTYYYYYGDGSATSGLLSTETFTFADAPGARCGDRTTRVPNVNFGCGTNFVGSFIGDGLVGLGNSNLSLVTQLGAHASLGQRFSYCLVPYSINASSALNFGARAAVTEPGAATTPLIPSRVKTYYTIELASVEVGNATYKAPRQTPAIVDSGTTLTFLDKALLDPLVKELAGRIKLPKAPPPADLQLPLCYNVTGLKEGQIAAKIPDVKLGLGGGAVVTLKALNTFVVVQAETLCLAIAPASERLRTSIIGNIAQQNMHVGYDLDKRTSEPRLRPHLAGQKGEAEAQGYQSSAPTRGAEDGATERAFPRQDPCRGSLHSPDKSLARAAHPTPTSQPPLSLRVPTPLTTLEPRLGKCLHGGMQIFVKTKGLRSPVENQKTRQPQGSLTRMPQGPGKTLAEGAHKAPARPLPGIYARPRQDLAAPSSPQLSGRPTS, from the exons ATGGCTGCGACGACGAGGGTATCTCGCGCTCTCCTGCTCGTCGGCGTCGTCCTCACGGCGCAGCTGTGCGCTTGCACGGCGTACGGCGGCGATGGGTTTAGCGTGGAGTTCATCCACCGCGACTCCGTTGGGTCGCCGTTCCACGACCCCTCGCTCACCGCGCACGGGCGCGTGGTCAAGGCGCTCGCGCGCTCCTACGCCCGCGCCGACGCACCGTCGGGTCACGGCGTCGTGTCCGAGCTCACCTCCACGCCGTTCGAGTACCTGATGGCCGTGAACGTGGGCACGCCGCCCACCCGTCTGCTCGCCATCGCCGACACCGGCAGCGACCTCGTCTGGCTCAACTGCAGCAAGAAGCACGGTCCTGGTCCGGCGTTTGCCGGTGACGCGCCCTCGCCCCCGCCGCGGCCGGGCGTCGTGTTCGACCCCTCCAAGTCCAAGACGTACCGCCTCGTGGGCTGCGACTCCGGCGCGTGCCGCGCTCTCCCGGACTCGTCCTGCGCCGGCGGCGACAAGTgcacctactactactactatggcGACGGCtcggcgacgagcggcctcctctccaCCGAGACCTTCACCTTCGCCGACGCCCCCGGCGCCCGCTGCGGCGACCGCACGACGCGCGTGCCAAACGTCAACTTCGGCTGCGGCACGAACTTTGTCGGCTCCTTCATCGGGGACGGCCTCGTCGGCCTCGGCAACAGCAACCTCTCCCTCGTCACGCAGCTCGGCGCACACGCCTCGCTCGGCCAGAGGTTCTCCTACTGCCTCGTGCCCTACTCCATCAACGCCTCCTCCGCGCTCAACTTCGGCGCCCGCGCCGCCGTGACGGAGCCGGGTGCGGCCACGACGCCGCTGATCCCGTCCAGGGTGAAGACCTACTACACCATCGAGCTCGCGTCCGTCGAGGTCGGCAACGCGACCTACAAGGCGCCGCGCCAGACCCCCGCCATCGTCGACTCCGGCACGACGCTGACGTTCCTCGACAAGGCGCTGCTAGACCCGCTGGTGAAGGAGCTGGCCGGGCGGATCAAGCTCCCGAAGGCCCCGCCGCCGGCGGACCTCCAGCTGCCGCTCTGCTACAACGTGACCGGGCTAAAGGAGGGGCAGATCGCGGCGAAGATCCCTGACGTGAAGCTGGGGCTGGGCGGCGGTGCGGTGGTGACGCTGAAGGCGTTGAACACGTTCGTGGTGGTGCAGGCGGAGACCCTGTGCCTGGCGATCGCGCCGGCGTCGGAGCGCCTTCGGACGTCGATCATCGGGAACATCGCGCAGCAGAACATGCACGTCGGGTACGACCTCGACAAGCGCACC tcagagccgcgcctgcgaccacacttagcagggcagaaggGGGAAGCAGAGGCACAAGGATACCAGAGCAGCGCTCCAACCAGGGGCGCAGAAGACGGAGCAACAGAACGggctttcccccggcaagacccttgccggggcagcctacacagccccgacaagagccttgcccgGGCAGCTCACCCAACGCCAACATcacagccacccttgagcctgagagttccaacaccattgacaacattggaaccaaggctcgggaagtgcctgcatggaggcatgcagatctttgtgaagacaaaaggcCTACGAAGCCCAGTTGAGAATCAGAAGACAAGACAACCGCAAGGCTCCTTGACAAGGATgccgcaaggccccggcaagactcttgccgagggcgctcacaaggccccggcaagacccttgccgggaatatacgcaagaccgcggcaagaccttgccgccccatcgtcgccccagctcagcggccgacccaccagcTAA